The following coding sequences lie in one Numida meleagris isolate 19003 breed g44 Domestic line chromosome Z, NumMel1.0, whole genome shotgun sequence genomic window:
- the ACO1 gene encoding cytoplasmic aconitate hydratase translates to MSNPFVQIVEPLDAKQPLKKFFNLSKLEDVRYACLPFSIRVLLEAAIRNCDEFLVKKQDVENILNWKVMQHKNVEVPFKPARVILQDFTGVPAVVDFAAMRDAVKKLGGDPEKINPICPADLVIDHSIQVDFNRRSDSLQKNQDLEFERNKERFEFLKWGSQAFKNMRIIPPGSGIIHQVNLEYLARVVMDQDGYYYPDSVVGTDSHTTMVDGLGVLGWGVGGIEAEAVMLGQPISMVLPEVVGYKLLGNPQPLVTSTDIVLTITKHLRQVGVVGKFVEFFGPGVAQLSIADRATIANMCPEYGATAAYFPVDDISIGYLVQTGRDKEKVLCTKKYLEAVGMLRDFKNSSQDPDFTQVVELDLHTVVPCCSGPKRPQDKVAVSDMKNDFETCLGAKQGFKGFQIAPDRHNSVIKFNFEGCDFELGHGSVVIAAITSCTNTSNPSVMLGAGLLAKKAVEAGLTVKPYIKTSLSPGSGVVTYYLRESGVMSYLAQLGFDVVGYGCMTCIGNSGPLPDSVVEAITQGDLVAVGVLSGNRNFEGRVHPNTRANYLASPPLVIAYAIAGTVRIDFEKEPLGINASGKKIFLKDIWPTRNEIQAVERQFVIPGMFKEVYQKIETVNESWNALDAPSDTLYTWNPKSTYIKSPPFFDGLTLALQTPKTIEDAYVLLNFGDSVTTDHISPAGNIARNSPAARYLTSRGLTPREFNSYGSRRGNDAVMARGTFANIRLVNKFIDKQGPQTVHFPSGETLDVFDAAERYKQAGHPLIVLAGKEYGAGSSRDWAAKGPFLLGVKAVLAESYERIHRSNLVGMGVIPLQYLPGEDARTLGLTGRERYTIIIPENLKPQMNIQIKLDTGKTFHAIMRFDTDVELTYFHNGGILNYMIRKMAS, encoded by the exons ATGAGCAACCCTTTTGTACAGATTGTGGAGCCACTAGATGCTAAACAGCCTCTGAAGAAGTTCTTTAATCTGAGCAAATTGGAAGACGTGAGATATG CATGCCTGCCATTTTCTATTCGAGTCCTCTTGGAAGCAGCGATACGGAACTGTGATGAGTTCCTAGTGAAGAAGCAAGATGTTGAGAATATTCTCAACTGGAAAGTAATGCAACACAAGAATGTTGAAGTGCCATTTAAGCCCGCACGAGTTATTCTGCAAGATTTCAC TGGGGTACCTGCTGTTGTTGACTTCGCTGCGATGCGTGATGCTGTGAAGAAACTTGGTGGGGACCCTGAAAAAATCAATCCTATCTGCCCTGCTGATCTAGTGATAGATCACTCCATCCAGGTTGATTTTAACAGGCG ATCAGACAGCTTGCAAAAGAATCAGGATTTGGAATttgaaaggaacaaagaaaggTTTGAGTTCTTAAAG tggggCTCTcaggcttttaaaaacatgaggATTATTCCACCAGGCTCCGGGATCATCCACCAAGTGAACTTGGAATACTTAGCAAGAGTGGTGATGGATCAGGATGGCTACTACTATCCAGACAGTGTGGTGGGCACTGACTCGCACACCACCATGGTAGATGGCTTGGGAGTGCTTGGCTGGG GTGTTGGTGGCATTGAAGCAGAAGCGGTGATGTTGGGCCAGCCAATCAGCATGGTGCTTCCAGAAGTGGTTGGCTATAAGCTGCTAGGAAACCCTCAGCCACTGGTAACATCCACTGACATAGTGCTCACCATTACCAAG CACCTTCGCCAAGTTGGAGTCGTGGGTAAATTCGTGGAGTTTTTTGGTCCTGGTGTAGCCCAGCTGTCAATTGCTGACCGAGCTACCATTGCCAATATGTGTCCAGAGTATGGAGCAACAGCTGCCTATTTCCCAGTGGACGATATCAGCATTGGGTACCTGGTGCAAACAG GCCGTGATAAAGAGAAAGTTCTCTGCACAAAAAAGTATCTTGAGGCTGTGGGAATGCTGAGAGATTTCAAGAACTCCTCTCAGGATCCAGACTTCACACAG GTTGTTGAGTTGGATCTTCATACTGTTGTGCCTTGCTGCAGTGGACCAAAAAGACCCCAGGACAAAGTTGCTGTGTCAGATATGAAGAACGACTTTGAGACTTGTCTGGGAGCAAAG CAAGGATTCAAGGGATTCCAGATTGCCCCGGATCGACACAACAGTGtaatcaaatttaattttgagGGCTGTGACTTCGAGCTAGGTCACGGATCGGTAGTGATTGCTGCCATTACAAGCTGTACTAATACCAGTAACCCCTCCGTTATGTTGGGAGCAG gatTGCTTGCTAAGAAAGCTGTTGAAGCTGGTTTGACAGTGAAGCCTTACATTAAAACTAGCCTGTCCCCGGGAAGTGGCGTTGTCACTTACTATCTGAGAGAGAGTGGAGTCATGAGTTACCTTGCTCAGTTAGG GTTTGATGTAGTGGGTTATGGCTGTATGACTTGTATTGGCAATAGTGGACCGCTGCCAGACTCCGTTGTTGAAGCCATTACACAG GGAGACCTCGTAGCAGTGGGTGTTTTGTCTGGCAACAGGAACTTTGAAGGGCGTGTGCATCCCAACACCCGTGCTAACTACCTAGCCTCTCCACCACTAGTGATAGCCTATGCCATTGCAGGAACTGTCCGGATTGACTTTGAGAAAGAACCTTTGG GAATAAATGCTTCAGGGAAGAAGATTTTCCTGAAAGACATCTGGCCAACACGAAATGAGATACAAGCTGTTGAGCGTCAGTTTGTTATTCCTGGGATGTTCAAGGAGGTCTACCAAAAAATAGAG ACAGTAAATGAATCTTGGAATGCCTTAGATGCTCCCTCAGACACACTATATACTTGGAATCCAAAGTCAACATACATCAAGTCTCCGCCTTTCTTCGATGGTCTG ACTTTGGCTCTTCAGACCCCCAAAACTATAGAAGATGCTTATGTCCTGTTGAATTTTGGAGATTCCGTGACAACGGACCACATATCTCCAGCGGGGAATATAGCAAGGAATAGTCCTGCAGCCCGTTATTTGACCAGCAGAGG CTTGACTCCTCGAGAGTTCAATTCCTATGGTTCTCGCAGAGGGAATGATGCTGTCATGGCCAGAGGAACATTTGCAAACATTCGTCTGGTGAACAAATTTATTGATAAACAGGGACCTCAGACTGTCCATTTCCCTTCAGGGGAAACA CTGGACGTGTTTGATGCTGCAGAAAGATACAAGCAGGCTGGCCATCCTTTGATTGTTCTGGCTGGGAAGGAGTATGGTGCAGGAAGCTCAAGAGACTGGGCAGCCAAAGGGCCGTTCCTCTTG GGTGTCAAAGCTGTGCTTGCTGAGAGCTATGAGAGAATTCATCGGAGCAACCTTGTAGGGATGGGAGTGATTCCTCTGCAGTATTTACCTGGGGAGGATGCAAGGACTTTAGGACTCACTGGAAGAGAGCGTTACACAATTATAATTCCTGAAAATCTAAAACCACAGATGAATATCCAGATCAAG CTGGACACTGGGAAAACCTTTCATGCCATCATGAGGTTTGACACTGACGTGGAACTCACCTACTTCCACAACGGCGGCATTCTGAACTACATGATTCGTAAAATGGCATCGTAA